The following are encoded in a window of Aromatoleum petrolei genomic DNA:
- a CDS encoding cobalamin B12-binding domain-containing protein has translation MNDTAQQRPIRVLLAKPGLDGHDQGAKVVARAMMDAGFEVIYTGLRQTPEQVSRIALDEDVDVIALSSMAGSHLPFCRKLKPLLEANGLDDKLWMIGGNLPAQDHDALRELGFKGIFPTGSKLDAIADYIRENVA, from the coding sequence ATGAACGACACCGCACAACAACGCCCCATCCGCGTGCTGCTCGCAAAGCCGGGCCTCGACGGTCACGATCAGGGCGCGAAGGTCGTCGCCCGCGCGATGATGGACGCAGGCTTCGAGGTCATCTACACAGGCCTGCGGCAGACGCCCGAACAGGTGAGCCGCATCGCGCTCGACGAGGACGTCGACGTCATCGCGCTCTCCAGCATGGCGGGCTCGCACCTGCCCTTCTGCCGCAAGCTGAAACCGCTGCTCGAAGCGAACGGCCTCGACGACAAGCTGTGGATGATCGGCGGCAACCTGCCGGCCCAGGACCACGACGCGCTGCGCGAGCTGGGCTTCAAGGGCATCTTCCCGACCGGCTCGAAGCTCGATGCGATCGCAGACTACATCCGGGAGAACGTCGCATGA
- a CDS encoding acyl-CoA mutase large subunit family protein, with protein MNDRAQTTVKRVINESGLEVQPLYTAEDVAASGGDAMIGLPGEYPFTRGIHREMYRKQPWTMRQYAGFGNPQDTNQRFKYLIANGQTGLNVAFDLPTQIGLDSDDPLAQGEIGRVGMSVDTLRDFEIAFDGIDLEKITVSMTINGAAAIAIAMYLAMAEKRGYDIKKLRGTAQNDILKEFIGRGTWIFPVEPSIRLVGDTIEYCAEHAPKYSPVSVCGYHIRESGATPAEEMAYAFCIARAYADEVIARGLHVDEFAGRLSYNFNIFGNLFEQVCKFRAGRSLWAKIMKEEYKAEKPGSMWLRMIAAGGGGGLTFEQPELNIVRGAYYALISALSGTQTMALCSYDEAYTIPTEYSARISLRTMQILIAEMGMTETVDPLGGSYYVETMTNQMREKMEQIIAETDAQGGIVKLVSEGAIQAKVSAQAYKMQRDIESGKFPKVGVNCYRNDQEDEHPVEFHPYNEDDARVQIESLNRVRAERDAERVTRALAAVGDAARAGTNVMPAIVEAVKAYASVGEITQELVKVFGRYQEPIRF; from the coding sequence ATGAACGACCGAGCGCAGACGACGGTGAAGCGCGTCATCAACGAATCCGGCCTCGAAGTCCAGCCGCTCTACACCGCCGAGGACGTCGCGGCGAGCGGCGGCGACGCGATGATCGGCCTGCCCGGGGAATATCCCTTCACCCGTGGCATCCACCGCGAGATGTACCGCAAGCAGCCCTGGACGATGCGCCAGTACGCGGGCTTCGGCAATCCGCAGGACACCAACCAGCGCTTCAAGTACCTGATCGCGAACGGGCAGACGGGCCTCAACGTGGCCTTCGACCTGCCGACGCAGATCGGCCTCGATTCGGACGATCCGCTCGCACAGGGCGAGATCGGTCGCGTCGGCATGTCGGTCGACACGCTGCGTGACTTCGAGATCGCGTTCGACGGCATCGACCTCGAAAAGATCACGGTGTCGATGACGATCAACGGCGCGGCGGCGATCGCCATCGCGATGTACCTCGCGATGGCCGAGAAACGCGGCTACGACATCAAGAAGCTGCGCGGCACCGCGCAGAACGACATCCTCAAGGAGTTCATCGGCCGCGGGACCTGGATCTTCCCGGTCGAGCCCTCGATCCGACTCGTCGGCGACACGATCGAGTACTGCGCCGAGCACGCGCCGAAGTACAGCCCGGTGTCGGTGTGCGGCTACCACATCCGCGAATCGGGTGCGACGCCGGCCGAGGAGATGGCCTACGCCTTCTGCATCGCGCGCGCCTATGCCGACGAAGTCATCGCGCGCGGCCTCCACGTCGACGAGTTCGCCGGGCGGCTGTCGTACAACTTCAACATCTTCGGCAACCTTTTCGAGCAGGTCTGCAAGTTCCGCGCGGGCCGCAGCCTGTGGGCGAAGATCATGAAGGAGGAATACAAGGCCGAGAAGCCCGGCTCGATGTGGCTGCGCATGATTGCGGCGGGCGGCGGCGGCGGGCTCACCTTCGAACAGCCGGAACTCAACATCGTGCGCGGCGCCTACTACGCGCTGATCAGCGCACTGTCGGGCACGCAGACGATGGCGCTGTGTTCGTACGACGAAGCCTACACGATTCCCACGGAGTATTCGGCTCGCATCTCGCTGCGCACGATGCAGATCCTCATCGCGGAGATGGGGATGACCGAGACGGTCGATCCGCTCGGCGGCTCGTACTACGTCGAGACGATGACGAACCAGATGCGCGAGAAGATGGAGCAGATCATCGCCGAGACCGACGCGCAGGGCGGCATCGTCAAGCTGGTGTCCGAAGGCGCGATCCAGGCCAAGGTGTCCGCGCAGGCGTACAAGATGCAGCGCGACATCGAGAGCGGCAAGTTCCCGAAGGTCGGCGTCAATTGCTACCGCAACGACCAGGAGGACGAGCATCCGGTCGAATTCCACCCCTACAACGAGGACGACGCGCGCGTGCAGATCGAGTCGCTGAACCGCGTGCGCGCCGAGCGCGATGCGGAACGGGTGACTCGTGCGCTCGCCGCGGTGGGCGACGCCGCTCGGGCCGGCACGAACGTCATGCCGGCGATCGTCGAGGCGGTGAAGGCCTACGCGAGCGTCGGGGAGATCACGCAGGAACTGGTGAAAGTGTTCGGACGGTACCAGGAACCGATCCGCTTCTGA
- a CDS encoding FAD binding domain-containing protein: protein MTAIERYAAPQSLDEALGILQQDEVTILAGGTDLMPQTKAGRIGFKPTLMNIGRVAGLKGVTLDGQHLRIGALTTISELLRDPLIAQHAPVLAEACDHFASDQIRNAGTLGGNINNASPAGDTLVPLIVLDAEVELASKPNGSVTTRRMPLAEFFTGPGRTKRAANELLTAVRIPLPKPGHVARFYKFGTRPALDISTISIGIAGIKRDGALTDTRVAFGAVAPTPVRAPRTEAALEGRRLNAEAIEAAADAARDEVSPIDDVRASAWYRKELIHNMTRRMLDHVAHA, encoded by the coding sequence ATGACAGCAATCGAAAGATATGCCGCGCCGCAGAGCCTCGACGAGGCACTCGGCATCCTGCAGCAGGACGAGGTGACGATACTGGCCGGCGGCACCGACCTGATGCCGCAGACGAAGGCCGGCCGCATCGGGTTCAAGCCGACGCTGATGAACATCGGCCGTGTCGCCGGATTGAAAGGTGTCACGCTCGACGGCCAGCACCTGCGCATCGGTGCACTCACCACGATCAGCGAGCTCCTCCGCGATCCACTCATTGCGCAGCACGCGCCGGTGCTCGCGGAGGCCTGCGATCACTTCGCGAGCGACCAGATCCGCAACGCGGGCACGCTCGGCGGCAACATCAACAACGCCTCGCCCGCGGGCGACACGCTGGTGCCGCTGATCGTGCTCGACGCCGAGGTCGAGCTCGCCTCCAAGCCCAACGGCAGCGTCACCACGCGCCGCATGCCGCTCGCCGAGTTCTTCACCGGCCCGGGCAGGACGAAGCGCGCCGCGAACGAATTGCTGACCGCCGTGCGCATCCCGCTGCCGAAACCGGGTCACGTCGCGCGCTTCTACAAGTTCGGCACGCGCCCCGCGCTCGACATCTCGACGATTTCGATCGGCATCGCCGGCATCAAGCGCGACGGCGCGCTCACTGACACCCGCGTCGCGTTCGGCGCGGTCGCCCCGACGCCGGTGCGCGCGCCGCGCACCGAAGCCGCGCTCGAAGGACGCCGCCTCAACGCCGAGGCCATCGAAGCCGCCGCCGACGCCGCCCGCGACGAGGTGAGCCCGATCGACGACGTGCGCGCCAGCGCGTGGTACCGCAAGGAACTGATCCACAACATGACCAGAAGGATGCTCGACCATGTTGCTCACGCATGA
- a CDS encoding (2Fe-2S)-binding protein: MLLTHDIEFTLNGVTKKLTIDVTMNALDMLRDVVGLTGTKYGCGEGECGACTIRVDGETRNSCLMFAVDFDGRDIVTIEGLAADPKADALRESFVEHGAVQCGFCTPGMVMQASHILDTHPDADAATIKRGLEGNLCRCTGYKKIVDAVESACCGGR, encoded by the coding sequence ATGTTGCTCACGCATGACATCGAATTCACGCTGAACGGCGTCACGAAAAAGCTCACCATCGACGTCACGATGAACGCACTCGACATGCTGCGCGACGTCGTCGGCCTGACCGGCACGAAGTACGGCTGTGGCGAAGGCGAGTGCGGCGCATGCACGATCCGCGTCGATGGCGAGACGCGCAATTCCTGCCTGATGTTTGCGGTCGATTTCGACGGCCGCGACATCGTCACGATCGAAGGCCTCGCCGCCGACCCGAAGGCCGACGCGCTACGCGAGTCCTTCGTCGAGCACGGCGCGGTGCAGTGCGGCTTCTGCACGCCGGGCATGGTCATGCAGGCGTCCCACATCCTCGACACGCACCCGGATGCCGATGCCGCGACCATCAAGCGCGGCCTCGAAGGAAACCTCTGCCGCTGCACCGGCTACAAGAAGATCGTCGACGCGGTCGAATCCGCGTGCTGCGGCGGGCGATGA
- a CDS encoding xanthine dehydrogenase family protein molybdopterin-binding subunit, whose product MNVAEKPVIAPESLIGQRIQKKDAPEKAAGKTRYIQDMVVPGMLHAKILRSSRVHARIKSIDTSAAKALPGVHVVLTAADVPDQQPIGVARDHLPLKGERVRSQRDEIAAVAADSEEIAEAALRLIRVEYEDLPVVATPEEAIKPGAPLIHPAPLGADGRPQALPPKTPIAFAGKADNVAMRFDYTHGDIAQAEAESDVVVEDTFQLHYVTHCCMGVSGVIAEFDASGNLLMYSNTQVPFLHKREFAEYLNIDPSRVRIIQPPIGGGFGSKLDIYPFEVICIFLARAAKRPVKMVFTREEEFLASPTRQPVLLTLRSGCKKDGSLTFRQVHTLHDNGAYTSWGATTPFVMMQTFSSLYRVPACDYHTTVVYTNNPYAGSFRGYGNLQATFAIEQHMDMLAEKIGMDPLDFRMKNAQNAGEVTGQGMTFKSCGFKECLTTAAERSGYQKKHADNLANRDAPGPVKRGIGIASMLHVGGGAKIYPSDGCGTILKLDDFANVTLITGASEIGQGSETVLSQLVCEELGLPISAVTVVNNDTAITPWDVGVHASRTTFIAGNSAIGAARKAKAKILAAAAKKHGCDESELDLRGGFVIKADSGEPLVELARLMRNLHFSDKAELVMTTFYYEPPSVHQDKAFKGDVSAAYAWAAQVVEVEVDTDTGIVKMTKVTGTHDVGRVLNRLGLEGQIEGGVVMGQGYALTENLIVENGVTRNPNFRDYKLVTAPEIPEMDITFVESMDGEGPQGAKGVGEAPAICIAAAAANAIYNATGVRIFALPFTPEAVYRALRGAAPKPHWQAWKPE is encoded by the coding sequence ATGAACGTCGCAGAAAAACCCGTGATCGCACCCGAATCCCTGATCGGCCAGCGCATCCAGAAGAAGGACGCGCCCGAGAAGGCCGCCGGCAAGACGCGCTACATCCAGGACATGGTCGTGCCGGGCATGCTGCACGCGAAGATCCTGCGCTCGTCGCGCGTGCACGCGAGGATCAAGAGCATCGACACCTCGGCGGCGAAGGCGCTGCCGGGCGTGCATGTCGTCCTCACCGCGGCCGACGTGCCCGACCAGCAGCCGATCGGCGTCGCGCGCGACCACCTGCCGCTGAAGGGGGAACGCGTGCGCAGCCAGCGCGACGAGATCGCCGCAGTCGCCGCCGACAGCGAGGAGATCGCCGAGGCCGCCTTGCGCCTGATCCGCGTCGAATACGAGGACCTGCCGGTCGTCGCCACGCCCGAGGAGGCGATCAAACCCGGCGCGCCGCTGATCCACCCTGCCCCGCTCGGCGCCGACGGACGCCCGCAGGCGCTGCCGCCGAAAACACCGATCGCGTTCGCCGGCAAGGCGGACAACGTCGCGATGCGCTTCGACTACACGCACGGCGACATCGCGCAGGCCGAAGCCGAGTCCGACGTCGTCGTCGAGGACACCTTCCAGCTGCATTACGTGACGCACTGCTGCATGGGCGTGTCGGGTGTCATCGCCGAGTTCGACGCCTCCGGCAACCTGCTGATGTACTCGAACACGCAGGTGCCCTTCCTGCACAAGCGTGAATTCGCCGAGTACCTGAACATCGACCCGAGCCGCGTGCGCATCATTCAGCCGCCGATCGGCGGCGGCTTCGGCTCCAAGCTCGACATCTACCCCTTCGAGGTCATCTGCATCTTCCTCGCGCGCGCTGCGAAGCGCCCGGTGAAGATGGTCTTTACACGCGAGGAAGAGTTCCTCGCCTCGCCTACTCGCCAGCCGGTGCTGCTGACGCTGCGCTCCGGCTGCAAGAAGGACGGGTCGCTGACCTTCCGCCAGGTGCATACGCTGCACGACAACGGCGCCTACACGTCCTGGGGCGCGACAACGCCGTTCGTGATGATGCAGACTTTCTCGTCGCTGTACCGCGTGCCCGCCTGCGACTACCACACGACGGTCGTCTACACGAACAACCCCTACGCCGGCTCCTTCCGCGGCTACGGCAACCTGCAGGCGACCTTCGCCATCGAGCAGCACATGGACATGCTGGCCGAGAAGATCGGCATGGACCCGCTCGATTTCCGCATGAAGAACGCGCAGAACGCCGGCGAAGTCACCGGCCAGGGCATGACGTTCAAGAGCTGCGGCTTCAAGGAATGCCTGACGACCGCGGCCGAGCGCAGCGGCTACCAGAAGAAGCACGCCGACAACCTCGCCAACCGCGACGCGCCCGGACCGGTGAAGCGCGGCATCGGCATCGCGTCGATGCTGCACGTCGGCGGCGGCGCGAAGATCTATCCGTCGGACGGCTGCGGCACCATCCTGAAGCTCGACGATTTTGCGAACGTCACGCTGATCACCGGCGCGTCCGAGATCGGCCAGGGCTCGGAGACGGTGCTGTCGCAGCTCGTCTGCGAGGAGCTGGGGCTGCCGATCTCGGCGGTCACCGTCGTCAATAACGACACCGCGATCACGCCCTGGGACGTCGGCGTGCATGCGAGCCGCACGACCTTCATCGCCGGCAATTCGGCGATCGGCGCGGCGCGCAAGGCGAAGGCGAAGATCCTCGCGGCCGCGGCGAAGAAGCATGGCTGCGACGAGTCGGAGCTGGATCTGCGCGGCGGCTTCGTCATCAAGGCCGACTCGGGCGAGCCGCTGGTCGAGCTCGCGCGGCTGATGCGGAACCTGCACTTCTCGGACAAGGCCGAGCTCGTGATGACGACCTTCTACTACGAGCCGCCGAGCGTGCATCAGGACAAGGCCTTCAAGGGCGATGTGTCGGCCGCCTACGCATGGGCGGCGCAGGTGGTCGAAGTCGAGGTCGATACCGACACCGGCATCGTGAAGATGACGAAGGTGACCGGTACGCACGACGTCGGCCGCGTGCTCAACCGCCTCGGCCTCGAGGGCCAGATCGAAGGCGGCGTGGTGATGGGCCAGGGCTACGCGCTGACCGAGAACCTGATCGTCGAGAACGGCGTCACCCGCAACCCGAACTTCCGCGACTACAAGCTCGTGACCGCACCCGAGATCCCCGAGATGGACATCACCTTCGTCGAGTCGATGGACGGCGAAGGTCCGCAGGGCGCCAAGGGCGTCGGCGAGGCGCCGGCGATCTGCATCGCCGCGGCGGCGGCGAATGCGATCTACAACGCGACCGGCGTGCGCATCTTCGCCCTGCCCTTCACGCCGGAGGCGGTGTACCGGGCATTGCGCGGCGCGGCGCCGAAACCCCATTGGCAAGCGTGGAAACCGGAATGA
- a CDS encoding CaiB/BaiF CoA transferase family protein: MKRRTILSMEQALSMPYATLRFAQLGWRVIRLESTPAGDGLPGDPNRYIGGKVADDDRRTYFIAPNVGKEAIALNLKEPDGQALLRRLLVELDVDVFCCNTVPRRYKQLGIDYATLAAAKPDLIWAGISAMGPDYPDAPGYDPVIQAMAGYMELTGAADGPPTLAGVPLVDLKAGDEVYANVMMALLERAESGKGTRIDVSMLQAAASWLITTLPLLDFDCQPAEITRCGNEHRKFIPTNVYPTADGFIYMAIGSDVQWKRLSEIPKFASIASAARATNEGRARERDAIHCDVAAVTSRYPTTEIAADFRDATIPHAPIHDIPAVRDMEAVRRRLTTTRMPGGKLVHMQPMAVDVAGADGGELPFAPRYGQHTDAVLREAGCSEDDIALLHSRGIVAG; the protein is encoded by the coding sequence ATGAAGCGGCGCACCATACTCTCGATGGAGCAGGCGCTGTCGATGCCCTACGCGACGCTGCGCTTCGCGCAGCTCGGCTGGCGCGTGATCCGCCTCGAATCGACGCCGGCTGGCGATGGCCTGCCCGGCGATCCCAACCGCTACATCGGCGGCAAGGTCGCCGACGACGACCGGCGTACCTATTTCATCGCACCCAACGTCGGCAAGGAAGCGATCGCGCTCAACCTCAAGGAACCCGACGGCCAGGCGCTGTTGAGGCGCCTGCTGGTCGAGCTCGACGTCGATGTCTTCTGCTGCAACACGGTGCCGCGCCGCTACAAGCAACTCGGCATCGACTACGCAACGCTCGCCGCGGCGAAGCCGGATCTGATCTGGGCGGGGATTTCGGCGATGGGCCCGGACTACCCCGATGCGCCCGGCTACGATCCGGTGATCCAGGCGATGGCGGGCTACATGGAGCTCACCGGCGCCGCCGACGGGCCGCCGACCCTCGCTGGCGTGCCGCTCGTCGACCTCAAGGCGGGCGACGAGGTCTATGCGAACGTGATGATGGCGCTGCTCGAACGCGCCGAGAGCGGCAAGGGCACGCGCATCGACGTGTCGATGCTGCAGGCCGCCGCCTCGTGGCTGATCACGACGCTGCCGCTGCTCGATTTCGACTGCCAGCCGGCCGAAATCACCCGCTGCGGCAACGAGCACCGCAAGTTCATCCCCACGAACGTCTATCCGACCGCCGACGGATTCATCTACATGGCGATCGGCAGCGACGTACAGTGGAAGCGCCTCTCGGAAATCCCGAAGTTCGCGTCGATCGCCAGCGCAGCGCGCGCGACCAACGAAGGCCGCGCCCGCGAGCGCGACGCGATCCATTGCGACGTCGCCGCCGTCACGAGCCGCTATCCGACCACCGAGATCGCCGCCGACTTCCGCGATGCCACGATCCCCCACGCGCCGATCCACGACATCCCCGCCGTGCGCGACATGGAGGCGGTCCGCCGACGGCTGACGACGACGCGCATGCCGGGCGGCAAGCTCGTGCATATGCAGCCGATGGCGGTCGACGTCGCTGGTGCCGATGGCGGTGAACTGCCGTTTGCGCCACGCTACGGCCAGCACACGGACGCCGTCCTGCGCGAGGCCGGATGCAGCGAGGACGACATCGCGCTGCTGCACTCACGCGGAATCGTCGCCGGCTGA
- a CDS encoding ABC transporter substrate-binding protein has product MKMLGIRFALSGLVLAASLSAHAQVKIGVVSSATGPTALVGIPQKNTVALLPAKIGDLSVEYIPLDDASDPTASVTAVKKLISEQNVDAIIGPSGSPNAMGVIQFVADAGVPLLAPVGTAAVVTPMDDKKKWVFKTTQNDDIIATALVGHMVKSGVKTVGFIGVGDPYGENWYKVFSALAEKNGMKIVANERFQRQDASVTGQSLKILGAAPDAVLVAAAGGPAVLPQTTLVEQGYKGQIYQTHGAALPDFLKLGGKKVEGTILAASLMLVLPEIADSHPSKKIAAEYIAAYEKAHGTKPATFGANVFDAGLLLQQAIPAAAKVAKPGTKEFRAALRDSLEQTRELVGTQGIYNMSATDHSGFDERGRVLIAVKDGNWTLAK; this is encoded by the coding sequence ATGAAGATGCTTGGCATTCGATTTGCGCTGTCCGGACTCGTCCTGGCGGCTTCGCTGTCGGCTCACGCCCAGGTGAAGATCGGCGTGGTGTCGTCGGCGACCGGCCCGACCGCGCTGGTCGGCATCCCGCAGAAGAACACCGTTGCGCTGCTGCCGGCGAAGATCGGGGATCTCAGCGTCGAGTACATCCCGCTCGACGACGCGAGCGATCCGACTGCCTCCGTCACCGCGGTGAAGAAGCTGATCTCGGAGCAGAACGTCGACGCGATCATCGGCCCCTCGGGCTCGCCCAACGCGATGGGCGTGATCCAGTTCGTCGCCGACGCCGGCGTGCCGCTGCTCGCCCCGGTCGGCACCGCCGCCGTCGTGACGCCCATGGACGACAAGAAGAAGTGGGTGTTCAAGACCACCCAGAACGACGACATCATCGCCACGGCGCTGGTCGGCCACATGGTGAAGTCCGGCGTGAAGACGGTCGGCTTCATCGGCGTCGGCGACCCCTACGGCGAGAACTGGTACAAGGTGTTCTCGGCGCTCGCTGAAAAGAACGGCATGAAGATCGTCGCCAACGAGCGCTTCCAGCGCCAGGACGCGTCGGTTACCGGCCAGAGCCTGAAAATCCTCGGCGCCGCCCCCGACGCCGTGCTCGTCGCCGCCGCCGGCGGGCCCGCGGTGCTGCCGCAGACCACCCTCGTCGAGCAGGGCTACAAGGGCCAGATCTACCAGACTCACGGCGCCGCCCTGCCCGATTTCCTCAAGCTCGGCGGCAAGAAGGTCGAGGGCACGATCCTCGCCGCGAGCCTGATGCTGGTGCTGCCCGAGATCGCCGACAGCCATCCGTCGAAGAAGATCGCCGCCGAGTACATCGCCGCCTACGAGAAGGCGCACGGCACCAAGCCCGCGACCTTCGGCGCCAATGTCTTCGACGCCGGCCTGCTGCTGCAGCAGGCGATCCCGGCCGCCGCGAAGGTCGCCAAGCCCGGCACCAAGGAGTTCCGCGCCGCGCTGCGCGACAGCCTCGAGCAGACCCGCGAGCTCGTCGGCACCCAAGGCATCTACAACATGAGCGCGACCGACCACAGCGGCTTCGACGAGCGCGGCCGCGTGCTCATCGCCGTCAAGGACGGCAACTGGACGCTGGCGAAGTAA
- a CDS encoding ABC transporter substrate-binding protein, translating into MTRKKGAKVVRGIAVVALGTLTFGAAQAAEKVKVGLMLPYTGTYAALGTAITNGFKQYVTEQGGTLGGREVEYFVVDDESDPAKATENASKLVKRDNVDVLVGTVHSGVALAMAKVARDTKTLLIVPNAGADELTGPLCAPNVFRTSFTNWQPAYGMGKVAAERGHKNVVTLTWKYAAGEQAVGGFKEAFEKAGGKIAKELYLPFPNVEFQAYLTEIANLKPDAVFVFFAGGGAAKFVRDYDAAGLKKTIPLYASGFLTDGTLDAMGGAGEGLLTALHYADGLTNAKDTAFRTKYATSYKMQPDVYAVQGYDAAQLLRVGLDAVKGGKLEQPAMIKAMEAAKIDSPRGAFTLSKAHNPVQDIYLRKAEGRDNKLVGVAEKALADPARGCRM; encoded by the coding sequence ATGACCAGGAAGAAGGGAGCCAAAGTGGTCCGTGGGATCGCCGTCGTAGCGCTCGGCACGCTGACGTTCGGTGCGGCGCAGGCGGCCGAGAAGGTCAAGGTCGGGCTGATGCTGCCCTACACCGGCACCTATGCCGCGCTCGGCACCGCGATCACCAACGGGTTCAAGCAGTACGTGACGGAGCAGGGCGGCACGCTGGGCGGGCGCGAGGTCGAGTATTTCGTCGTCGATGACGAATCCGATCCGGCCAAGGCGACCGAGAACGCCTCCAAGCTCGTCAAGCGCGACAACGTCGACGTGCTGGTCGGCACCGTGCATTCGGGCGTGGCGCTGGCGATGGCCAAGGTCGCGCGCGACACCAAGACCCTCCTGATCGTCCCCAACGCCGGTGCCGACGAGCTCACCGGCCCGCTGTGCGCGCCGAACGTGTTCCGCACCTCGTTCACGAACTGGCAGCCCGCGTACGGCATGGGCAAGGTCGCGGCCGAGCGTGGACACAAGAACGTCGTTACGCTGACGTGGAAATACGCGGCCGGCGAACAGGCCGTCGGCGGCTTCAAGGAGGCCTTCGAGAAGGCGGGCGGCAAGATCGCGAAGGAACTCTACCTGCCTTTCCCGAACGTCGAATTCCAGGCCTACCTGACCGAGATCGCGAACCTGAAGCCCGACGCCGTGTTCGTGTTCTTCGCGGGCGGCGGGGCCGCCAAGTTCGTGAGGGACTACGACGCCGCGGGCCTGAAGAAGACCATTCCGCTGTACGCATCGGGCTTCCTCACCGACGGTACGCTGGACGCGATGGGCGGTGCGGGAGAAGGGCTGCTGACGGCGCTGCATTACGCCGACGGCCTGACCAACGCGAAGGACACGGCCTTCCGCACCAAGTACGCGACGAGCTACAAGATGCAGCCCGACGTGTATGCGGTGCAGGGTTACGACGCCGCCCAGCTGCTGCGCGTGGGCCTGGATGCGGTCAAGGGCGGCAAGCTCGAGCAGCCGGCGATGATCAAGGCGATGGAAGCGGCGAAGATCGACAGCCCGCGCGGCGCGTTCACACTGTCGAAAGCGCACAACCCGGTGCAGGACATCTACCTGCGCAAGGCCGAGGGGCGCGACAACAAGCTCGTCGGCGTCGCAGAGAAGGCGCTGGCGGACCCGGCGCGCGGCTGCCGCATGTAA